The DNA region GCGCCCGCCCCGCCGGAGCCGCGGCGGATGCCATACTCCCGCACCAGGAAGGGGTAGGCGTACTCCATGGCCTCCACCGGCGTGTTCAGGGTGTTGGTCATGTGCGAGTGCACGGCGGACTCGCCGTCGGCGTGCCTGGTAGCACCCATGCCGCCGCCCAGGGTCTCGTAGTAGGCAAAGGGCCGGTCCTTGTGCGGATCGTACCCGCCGATGGTGATGTTGTTCATGGTGCCCTGGCTGGCCGCGGGCATGGCCTGGGGCAGCGCCTGGGCCAGCGCGCCCAGAATCACGTCCACGATGCGCTGCGAGGTCTCCACGTTGCCGCCGGCAACGGCAGCCGGGAACCTGGCGTCCACAATGGTGCCGGGCTGGGTGACCACGGTGAGCGGCCGCAGGCAGCCGGCGTTGGTGGAGATGTTCTCCGTGATCAGCGCGCGGAATACGTAGAGTACGGCCGAAAGGGTGATGGCGCGTACGGCGTTTACGCTGCCCTGCACCTGCGGGCCCGAGGCCGAGAAGTCCAGCGTGGCGGTGTCACCCTGCACGGAGAGCAGACAGCGGATGGGCACGAGCTCGTCCGTGATGCCGTCGGAGTCCATGAAGTCCTCGAACTCGTACTCGCCGTCCGGAATGCGAGATACTGCCGTGCGAGTCACGGTCTCGGCATAGTCCAAGAGCACGTCGGCGTACTGCTGCACCACGTCCAGCCCGTACTTGGCGATGAGCTCCTGGGCGCGCTTCACGCCCGTGACGTTGGCCATGACCTGGGCCGCAAAGTCGCCCTCGCGCTCCTGCGGCGTGCGCAGATTGTTCAGGAAGAATATCAGCAGCGGCTGCACGATCTCCCCGCCCTTCACGAAGGTGAGCGGCGGAATGATGATGCCCTCCTGGAAGATGGAGGTGGACAGGGGCATGGAGCCGGCCGAGATGCCGCCCACGTCGGCGTGGTGCGCGCGGTTGGCCACGTAGAACGAGGGCTCGGTGGCCTCGTCATCCGCAAACACCGGGGCAACCAGGGTGATGTCCGGCAGGTGCGTGCCGCCCTTGAACGGGTCATTGAGGATGACCATGTCCCCGCGCTCCATGGGTTGCGCGGCAATGGCCGCCTGCACGGAAAGCGGCATGGAGCCCAGATGCACCGGAATGTGAGCGGCCTGGGCGATCATCTCCCCCTGCGCGTCGAACAGGGCGCAGGAAAAGTCCCGCCGCTCCTTGATGTTCGGGGAAAAGCCCGTGCGCATCAGGGTCATGCCCATCTCTTCGCAGATGGAGGCGAAGCGGTTCTTGAAGACTTCGATGAGTATGGGGTTCACGTCCATTATCGTGCTCCGCAATCGTTAGGAGATGGTCAGGATCAGGTTCTCGTACTCGTCCACCACGGCCGTGGCGTACGGCGGCACCAGCAGGGTGGAGGTGTACTCCACGAGCACGGCCGGGCCCGGAATGACGTTGCCGGCCTTCAGCTCCTCGCGTCGGTACACGCGGGTGGGCAGGGCCACATCATCGAAGATGACCTCGCGTTCGCCCAGGTCCGCGGCCTCGGGGGGCGTCTCGCCGGCCAGCTCCATCTTGGCGAAGGTGGGCTTGATGGGCGTGCCGCGGGCCCGCAGCCGCACGTTGACCACCTGCACGGGCTTGGCCTGGTTGCGGTAGCCGTAGGTGCGCTCGTGCAGCTCGTGGAACGCCTCCACCACGGTGTCGATGTCCGCGGCGTCGGGATCGAACGGCGTGAGGATCTCATAGGACTGCCCCTCGTAGCGCATGTCCAGGTAGCGCTCGAAGGTCATGCGCTCCGGCTCCACGCCCTCGGCCGCGAGGTCTTCGGAGCCGCGCGCCTCCAGCGGAGCCAGGGCCTCGGAGATGGTGGCAGGCGTGCA from Oceanidesulfovibrio marinus includes:
- a CDS encoding hydantoinase B/oxoprolinase family protein, which translates into the protein MDVNPILIEVFKNRFASICEEMGMTLMRTGFSPNIKERRDFSCALFDAQGEMIAQAAHIPVHLGSMPLSVQAAIAAQPMERGDMVILNDPFKGGTHLPDITLVAPVFADDEATEPSFYVANRAHHADVGGISAGSMPLSTSIFQEGIIIPPLTFVKGGEIVQPLLIFFLNNLRTPQEREGDFAAQVMANVTGVKRAQELIAKYGLDVVQQYADVLLDYAETVTRTAVSRIPDGEYEFEDFMDSDGITDELVPIRCLLSVQGDTATLDFSASGPQVQGSVNAVRAITLSAVLYVFRALITENISTNAGCLRPLTVVTQPGTIVDARFPAAVAGGNVETSQRIVDVILGALAQALPQAMPAASQGTMNNITIGGYDPHKDRPFAYYETLGGGMGATRHADGESAVHSHMTNTLNTPVEAMEYAYPFLVREYGIRRGSGGAGAHTGGNGMVREIELTADAEATVLSERRRIGPYGLQGGEAGGKGRNVIIRRQDGTEVLDEQPGKFNACLHAGDRIRMETPGGGGWGEK